The Haliotis asinina isolate JCU_RB_2024 chromosome 2, JCU_Hal_asi_v2, whole genome shotgun sequence genomic interval atatGTAATTGGTGAGATGAGTCAGTGTGTGCAGTAACCAAGAGAACCATATGATTCAACAATGAATATAAGAAAGACAAAAATGATTCAGTTGTAGTCGTAGGAAACAGTGTCATCTCTACAATCTGGCatgctgtctaaaccagattatttcttcagtcacagtaagtgccagtttagacagctttcaCTCTATACCTGAGTCTGGAATATAAGAGAGGTGGTGGGGTTGCCCAGTGGTTAAAAGCATTCGCTTCTAATGCCAAGGACACAGGTTTGATTGttctcatgggtacaatgtgttttcccccgtggtattgctggaatattgctaaaagcagcataaaaccctaCCCACACACTCATGACAAAAAGGTCAGCATGAAGTAACATGCTACATCCAGAGTCCGCTTGCACAATGCTGTATCAGAACTACCTTCAAACTCCTACTACTCTTGACATTGGGTCATGATCATCTAAGCAGCGATGGCTTTGGGCATGAGGGCACTGGTGAACAGTCGTTCTCACCTCCATCTGAAAGCGCTGCAGGGTAAGCTTCTTCTCCATTTCACTAAGTGTCATAGGGTCCACTTCGTCCTGGCCTCTGATGAGGGACTTCCAACAGTGTGCTGCAGTCGCATGGCATTTCAGCAGGCAAATCCTCATCAGCTTCCTGTCCTCTGCAAACACTAACCTTGTTTGATGCACAAAATACATTCTTGCTCATAACACTAATACGCTGCAATAATACATGAATAATGTAATGTGTTGTAACCATCCATGCAATGCATAGTGTTTGCGACATATTCAGAAATGACTTCACTATGTATCTATTGAGGAGGAAACAGCTATTGCGACAACGATAGTCTCTTGCAACATATTACTGcaatacaatggaagctgtcaaaaccggcatctgtccaatccggcaaggtgtcaacaccagcataaaatcacAGTCCCATCTATGGCTTGAAcgtttatcatcagctctacaatctggcacattgtctaaactggattatttctttagTCCCGATGTGtgtcggtttagacagctttcactgtagtTGTTTTCTCTTGATTTGTCTCATCTGAAGTCTGTTCCAAAATGAATGTATTGCTCAtatgacataaaaacatgctGAAGTAATTTCAGCCTCTTTTAATGACTAAACAAGaaggcaaagtcatcaatatatcCTGCAAAGGCaaatatccttcatgaatatgtcgaCAAGTTGTGATTATGCCAATTGTTTTGGTGAGTAAACagaaaagtggaaggagagtaatgAACGGTTTTAAAAGTTCTGCACCCAAAAGGAGCCCAACTCCCACTTTCAGTCtgagtcaaacttgttgccatggaaatgccaaaaacattttattcagaatacctaaactaccaaaaggtgtcagtacaccaccagatgtatctatgtgccaagtttggtgcaGAAAAATTGAATGGTAGTAAAGTTCTGTtctggaaaagataaatgtgcacggatGGATGCATGGACAGCGCATTTTAATAACCCCCCTGCAAAATGCGTTGTGGGGGATGAAAAACCTTAAACCCCAGAACAAGTAAACTGTTAAAAAATGAACTCAGTGTAaagcaaaacacaaaacataaatgttCAATAAAAATACTGCGCTCCAAAGTTATCCGTGGAAGTCAATTAATGGTACTAAACTACTCACACACACTATCGCCACACGGTTAGTTTTTCGTTACTACCATTGATTAATTGCTACTGGAGATTCAACAATTGAAATCCATCATTAGTTCAATGTATCTGCATCGTTACAGCCCTAGTATCTATATATTAATGTAAAATTGGTGTATACTGTGTTAATCCTCTACACATGCTGAATAGGATAAATTGGAGATGCACCGATTTAAATACAAaaagaattgtttgtttcttttcagttgCAATTTAATTATTCATTCATGAAAATTCTTACCCAAAGTCCACAGAGAATCATCTGCTTTTACAGTCTCAAACAGGGAACCCTACAACacatcaaaatgaaattatttcaatttTGGGCAGTCAACTTCATACCAGATTGTCATTTAATGAGATAAGCTACACACAAAAGTCTCATAGcttaaatgtatacaattttgtttggtcggtttgttgtttaataccgcactctacaatattccagctgtatggcggcagtctgtacataatcaattctggacaagacaatccagtgatccacagcatgagcatcgacttaAGCAAttatgatatgatgacatgtgccaaccaagtcagcaagcatcaCCAGCTGATCCTGATTGTCACCTTAtgggacaagcatgggctgctgaagaccaattccaactcTAATCTATTTTGGTGGGAGCTATATACAATGTTATGGATGAGGAAACTGACTGTTGGTGAATCATTGTCTTTAAGCCATGATCTCTGACTGATACTTGAAGGATGGCCAAGATACAATCCAAGGTGATGGTTGATATGTGCCATTGATACAGAGGTGACACTGATAGGTCAAAATGCATTGTTAAATGTACCAATACCCAACTCAGAAAATGAGTCCATATTCCACAATCAAAACCAGAAACTGTGAGTAGTTATTCCTGTTCAGCTGATTGCAATTTCGGTGGTATTGTGCATTTTGAAACACTTGTATACAGAAACAGACTTGAGGTATACATCTGTAGTACCTTTGCTGACAACAACCCTCACAACTGTGTCACCGGAAAGAGTTCTGCTCATACCTTAATCTTTTTACATAGTCAGTTTGCACCTGGGTAGTCCTTCCCTTGAGTATTATATTCCAAAACTTAAAACAAGTTCATTGATTGTTATTTTTACAGCTGTTCTAGTTTATTGGATGTATAATAGGATGAAGTATGCATGCCAGTTCGCAAATTTGGTTATAGATGGTGGTCTGGGGTACGGGCAGAACTCTTACCCCCTTGCCATATCATGTAATGACTAATGTCTCACTGGGAGCCACGATATCCACAGAACTCAAAGCTAGAATGGACACCTAATCTTCTCTCCTttacaaaaagaaatatattttcggaTTAATACAAAATGAATGAGGACATTCATCATGATTTCTAATCACTGAACCCCAAATACGAATATCAACGCATAATAGTCCTTGACGTGAAGTATCGCCTTTTAGTATCTCGCGAGTAAATGTTGGAAGCGTTAGTAAAATCAGTGATACAAACATCAAgaattgtgttttcttttacTACAACACGAATAGAGTTCGGCTTGATTTCACACTTTATCTCTTTTGACTTTGTGTCTTTTGGAACGTCAACTTCTATAAACACTTCTTCGATTGTCTGCCACCACTGCCCCCACGGCGTTTTACAGGCTATGACTCCGCTCTTGTCGTCAAAGTCCGACATCTTGAATCTCCTGCATTAGAAGGAAAGTAAATATATGTCGTAAACGATACCGCTACATTGAAACAACATTCATCTTTGTGATTATCGGTCCTGATAAACAAAATGAGGCCAAAAAAGTatgatacatgttttttttatgtcgTATAGTTATAAAATAAGGGACTGTCTACACTATGATTGCACGTGTGCCGAAAGCGCATTTGCACCTAATCTCCAAACAGTGACAACGCCgttcaaaacaacaaatgtaatgaaaagcaCGCGGTGAAGTGGAGCTATCAATAGTCGCCCTCACTTACGACAGCGGCCGGACAGGAGGAAGCGTGAATTGTCCATATGTTTCATCATCACTGTTGACGAGTCTCATGCAAGGTATTGAAATAATAATCTACCATTGATAGCGGCAAAACTCAACTGCGTTGTGTTAGTTTACAGCTTGAAGTTGAACAAGGCGGTGATCGCAGTACTGGGATCGTCTCAACACGTAGTGTCGCCTGTAAGTTACCAATACCAGGTTAAATGCGTAACCCCTCATGCTTTCTTGGTCAAAAGGCTGTGTATGCAAGATTAAGGTAAAAAGAACCGATTGAACTTTCAATATTGGTTCCGAGATGCAGTTTAAATGAAGATGGGTACGCATTCGTCGTTCGGCTGTGTTATATTTTTACTGGTTCTCCGTAGAAACTACAATCATCGGGATCAGGACCCAAATAATACCGTCCATGAGATGCTGAAGTGAGTGATCGTTTCCATCGTGACTACAGATTTGTATCTCGGGCACATTGTTGTATCCAGAGATTTGATTGCCAAAGTCAATATTCAGAACAGTGCCCAGTACTCTTAAGTACAGTTGACTGCCAAGGCTAAGGGGCCTGgggataatgataataattcacttatatagtgaattatatatatccatctgactagttgctcactggaccCTGTAATTGaaatctgattatcattaccccAAACAACCCAAGCTGCTTCTTAGGCGCTAAAAGGTCATAGTCACAGGactttatctcaccgggtacctgttctgctgggtgaatagaggcaaatttgaacaaactcacttactaaggtgagaccacatgtttcccatgtgcttcattgtggggcaggatggaagtcctagaaactctcaggagtcaaactgccaaacacggtcacccatccaaggactgtccgagctcgacgGTGCTCTCAACTTCAACTGatggtgacctgagctctatgcacaggatcACTTGCCACCACAGTGTGGGTCACTCATTCGCGTAACTGCCTGACCATGGAAAGGGAAACTGCATCTGAAAttgttatttatgaaaataattaaacaaaatttgtcATTGATAGTTGTTCAGGTTTTTTTAtgatatgaatgaaaatataagAAGAGAAAACAAAGTAATTACATTCTGACAAAAATATGCCAAATTCAAGCAAAATTGAGTcatgccactttaagcaatatttgagcagtatcatggcagggtagccataaatgggcttcaaacctaccatgtgggaaatcaaaggATTGAACCAACTTCTTCAGGGTGACAAgaaaacacttaaaccactgcTCCACCGCTGCTATATATGCTTAGATGTGAGATTTGGCATTATGGGCCCGCGATTGGGCAGctgagtggttaaagagttcacttGTCAAactgaagactcgggtttgatccccgacatgggtacaacatgtgaaagcacatttctggtgtcccctgccgtaacattgctggactattgctgaaagcgTTGCAGGCCCCACCATACCTAACTGTTTAAAAAACTCTTCTTGTTTGCTTGATGCAGTTTACCAAGCATAATCATCATATTGAGCCTAACTTCAACATGGAAAGGAAGAGTACTGCTAAATTGTCGGAACTACAACAGATAGAGAAAGAAGTGCAAGCAAAATGGGAAAAGTTGAAAATCTTTGAAGAAGATGCTCCTCCAAGTGGCACGGCAGAGGCAAAGTGAGTTTAAATGTGATGTCTAAAAAGATATTTACCAGTCTTTTTGTACTAAAATTGTAGTTGATATAAGTTGGTCTTAAGCATTCTATGGTTGTCATGATAGGCGACATGTAAGAATAACTTacggatcgtgtggtcagactggcAGGCTTGGGGGATGCCTGTCAATGTATCCCATTAACATAAATTGGTGCTGATTTTTATCTTGGTGTCACTCCCGAGAATGTTTTTCATTTAAAGAGATCATGAATGGTGAAACGAATTGGTGAAGGATTTAGGGTTTATTTCACTGAATATGCGAGTATATCGAAACAGCCCTTATACTGAGTGAGGCCTTTGTGCAACAAATATAccaaatattgatgaaacaaacactaacagtaCAACTGATGAAACAAACAGTACAATCtgataatgttttgtttgtgtagacCCTTGCATGCCATGTATAATAAATCTGTTTCAGACAAGAGAAGTACATGGTGACGTTCCCCTTCCCATACATGAATGGCCGTCTTCACCTTGGCCACACGTTTTCGCTGTCCAAATGTGAGGTGGGATATATATCTGATCATACTTTAAACCTTTCTTTATATTAGTGACACATGAAGATTggggttagaattaatcttcagtaaaccatgcctGTTTTACGAGGCGACAAAGGggtttgacacatgccattgcatcctaattgtgtagatcgttgttcatgctgttgattctctggattgtctggtccaggctcgatatttacagaccggtgccatatagctggaatattgctgagtgctgtgtgaaactaaattcactcactctttatgtTCGCATTTAGGGCTTACAATAGTTGTATGAATAAGTGCTTGTTTAGAATTATACTTATTTAGGTGGTGCCTAAATTACTGAGTAAATTTGAGATGAGCAAACCTCTGCAGCTGTGGCTGGAACCTTTTTTGACACTGACAAACTGTAGCAGCTTGTCCTATTGGCTACTGTGTGAATGAGGAgctagcaaagggaggtaatacactTATTGGGCTGAGCTGTGGATGTGTCAAGGGTTCTTGTGGAGATTTGGAACAAAGAAATGTCTATTTGGAATGctgaaaaacacacagttgtcaTGAATGTGGATTGAGTTCCTGTTCCTTGTTAGTTGTTTAGGTTtgtccattcattcattcattcattcattcattcattcattcattcattcactcattcactcattcactcattcattcattccaacTATGATGTGTCACAAGAGACACTTCATATAGTATCAGAAACATTTCAACGTTATGTTTTTTAATACATTGTTTATCtgttcatgtttcagtttgCTGTGGGATACCAGAGAATGCTTGGAAAGAAATGTCTATTTCCATTTGGTTTCCactgcactggcatgccaatcAAGGTGGGTAGCAAATAAACAGGAACATTGATTCTTTGTCATATATCCCTCCTTGGGGAACCTATAAGCATTTTAATGTCCATTTAAAATTCCTACGACAGTTGCCACAATATTTTgactaaaatatttacaaaacaaaaactacgGTTTTGCCTTGTGAGACGATCCTTACAGGACCCCCACGGACCTCTGCaaccaagagcaggtaactccaGACTATAACCTCACTTTCCATGCTGTCACCGTACTGACAAGTGACACGTGTCCTGCAACTGAGTTCAGTTGTGTTGTAATCCCTGCAACATGAGTGCTTCAGAAAcagctactgtatgtatggttctcTTCTTTTCATGCATGGGTGATTTACACATTGTTTCTGGTTATTTTTCATATATGTAGGTTGTATCTTTCTTCGCATCCATGGCTGCTTGCCATGTGCTTGTCAAGATGGCAATTTGGTCATATTGCTATTCTTGCTTTTTCATTGTATCCCTTGAAGGGCTAGCTGTGTTtcttgtagttgtagtagttaTTTGTAGGCATAAATGTGTTTAAGTGGTGTTAGGTTTGCCGTGGTTTACTTGTACTAGCAGttttttataattatttatacATAAGTAGCAGCGATGTTAGTCTGGCGTTTTTTTCACTTTATATGGGTGCTTACATTTTCTTTAGTGTATGTGTTTCTTGTACTGTGTATGCATTTATTACATGTATcgtaatatatataaatatcctcTCCTATCCCATCCTATCCTGTCCTGTCCTGTCGCCCATGCATTGTTTGTAAGCCATTATTTATGTATAGGTGCCTAGGTTGGTTTTCACTGTTGTCAGTTTAAGGCCTGCCTTGCCTGATGTAAATTGTCCATTCCAGTTAAAGATACACATGAATTGTGCTTGAGATGCCTGGTTTAAAGTAGCCATGAGGAACAAGGTTTTCCCTGCTTGTGCTGTGTTCTCACCTAGAACAGTCAAGTCTGAATGTGAGAATGTACTGTTTTACCGTAAGCTACTGTGGGCTGGGGTTGACATTTAGGCTAAGGGCCCACCGTCTGAATGTTCCATAAAAAGAACGGATCATCTGGGGCCTCCAAGGAGTCTACTCCTTCCCCAATATCGCCCTCCCCTGCAATCCCCATTACACGATCACCACTAATGATGTATGACACATTGTCTTCCCTCTTTCACCAACTGATGTCATTGGTGAGGACTCTAATACACACGGTGCCCGTCATTGGGGACGGATTGGATGTATCTTTGGAGTTGGGGCAGGGGGGTAGGATGCACCCCAAGCAGCTTGATCCGAGCGTAGGCCCTGGAGATAGTTTGCCTGGGGCGCCTCAAATTGACcaagttgtgtgtgtgtgtgtgtaggggggGGCTTGGCGCTGTTGACTCAGGTCTCGATCTGTCTTTGAGAATAGAATATCTACATTTTAACTAGTGGTGGGTTTTCTTCTCAGTCCCTTCTACATTGGTGTCGGTTTTGTTATGGTTATAGTATTTTATCCCATGTTATTCCCATCTTCTGTGCTGCACATGAGCAGTGTCATTGGATGCTTTTGCTGGTTAGGCAAACAATTCTCTTGGGTCTATTGCTATTTTTCCCTTATCTTCACTTATGTTCAGTTGTAGGAATGGTGGGAGGTAATAAATATGTTCAGTGTACGTTAGCGAGGTTTCGCTTTATAAGTTCGACCCCTGAGCCTGTCTCATGCCTCTACCTGGTTGGCTCCGCTTTTCGATTTATAGTTGGGGATTTTCTCTGTTCTTTAGAGTTATATGAGACAGAAAGTCACTACTGAACTCAGTCTTAAGAAGTCTTATGCTTCTGTGTACTCCAAGGAGGAATGTATAATAGaattgtacaaacctgtagaggttgcagattctttgaatatgGTCCTCCTTCCTCCTCCCCACATTCTATCTGATTAAGTTCAGTATGGAAAGTGAGGTGTGAGGTTTTAGtctagagttacctgctcttggctgcaGAGGTCTGTGGAAGCCtgtagtttttgttttgtaaatattttattcaaaatattgtgACAACTGTTGTAGGAATTTTAAATGGACATCAAAATGCTTATGTGTACCCCATGGAGGActatattcaaagaatctgcaacctctacatttttgtttcaatCTGTTGCCACATGTGTTTACAGGTGTATTAGTAATAGAATCCTTAGAGGGGGCAGCATAATATAATTGTTAGAGGTGACAAACTAACATTCCAAACTTGTACTTGTATTGACAGAGGTCTAGTTTGGTAAGGTTCAGTTTTGGGGAGCTGTGACTGTACATGATTTGTGATGTGATGGCAGGTGATCTTTTTTACCAGGCATGTGCAGATAAACTGAAGCGGGAGATGGAAGACTATGGATTTCCCCCCAAGTTTCCCCCCGAGACTGCGGAGGAGGAGGTGGCACCCGCAGAAAAGGATGTCGTGATCAAGGATAAGGCTGTAGGCAAGAGGGTGAGGCTACTCTTGTGATTTTTACAGCATAACTATTTCTGCAAGCTGTTTGGCTAGGGCAACCCAAGCTGTTGTATTTGGCTTGAAGTAGTTTGTGTTGATTAGTGAAAGTAAATgctgaaaatgtcaaaattcagtttaccagtccctcctggattctgcAGCTAATATTTAAGAATTCCACAGcaaatttaaacaaattctGCACCCTATTTTTCAGTATTCTGCAAAAAATTCTGcggttaaaacatttagaaaaaacaacaaaaatattacaCAGACCTTCATagcttaattctcaaacacagatacaAAGTTACGTCGACAGCACACGTCACATGTTGAGTgagtttgatgacaaagcaccCACACCTTTTGCTtagtttgagaattaaacaatCGCTGAAAGCCATTTCTCTCCTctcattcgtaactttgatgcagATGAACAACTTCTGGTTTCATGCAAACAACAATAATTGAGAACGTAATTGCAGTCTCAAATTCATCTAATAGTAATTGGAAGATGCCTAAAACATGCTTTAATAATGAAGTATCtaaatcatgattattttgaaaatgtcacagtaaatatgtcaatttcgttttatgtgtaaccgatcctacttttgacattaactCTGCTTTTGATTTTGActgtcagtcagttttcactcagtttttaaaataagcaaTTTCCACAGCAGGAAAGCGGAGAATTCTGCACGGATTCTGCATGAAAATGCATTTTCCGCGGAACAGACAtttttctgcatggaaaggtaaattccGTGATTTTCTCTGCAACCGTGGAATcacggaatccaggagggactggttTACTATTTTTGCAGGCTGACTGGCTGGATTTAGA includes:
- the LOC137274314 gene encoding nudC domain-containing protein 2-like, which translates into the protein MSDFDDKSGVIACKTPWGQWWQTIEEVFIEVDVPKDTKSKEIKCEIKPNSIRVVVKENTILDGSLFETVKADDSLWTLEDRKLMRICLLKCHATAAHCWKSLIRGQDEVDPMTLSEMEKKLTLQRFQMENPGFDFSGADVTGNYSGGGPQLSAS